In the genome of Limnobaculum zhutongyuii, one region contains:
- a CDS encoding phage head morphogenesis protein — MRQAVDLGYAMKLEPKLAVDYFRSRGYDVSWNWQETSLQTHSQAFTVAKGVRMDVLTTIGAQVDRGLSQGITEQEFKKTLTPQLQELGWWGKQVVVDSAGGAEVVQLGSPARLGTIFRTNLATAYQAGRYQQQLASTETHPYWQYIAILDDNTRTSHRALHGKVFHYTDPIWETMYPPNDWGCRCRVRALTASEVKQKGLKVESSVGRIATDAVEAGVDKRTGEIYEKDVTTYTDGKQTMRTGPGWSGNVGSAAMGSDANIARKLVEMQDRQLRQQVIQSLNNAPARQAAFSRWVGDALTTTRQGRSVQPLGFMADDVAQAVQARTGAPVARLLGVSEQQIRQANALKGVKQLTLTEYQLLPQILNRSQAVLWDAQKQQLLYIGQGNGQVSTVIRTAGQTPQSGALDAMVEAYKMSVSDLRQALATGRYQLIKGGL; from the coding sequence ATGCGTCAGGCGGTTGATTTAGGCTATGCCATGAAGCTGGAGCCTAAGCTCGCCGTCGACTATTTCCGCTCCAGAGGGTATGACGTCTCATGGAACTGGCAGGAAACCAGTCTCCAGACGCACTCACAAGCGTTCACCGTGGCGAAAGGCGTGCGCATGGACGTACTGACCACCATCGGGGCGCAGGTTGACCGGGGGCTGTCTCAGGGTATTACGGAACAGGAGTTTAAAAAGACCCTGACGCCTCAGCTTCAGGAGTTGGGTTGGTGGGGTAAACAGGTGGTGGTCGACAGTGCCGGCGGTGCTGAAGTGGTGCAACTGGGTAGCCCGGCGCGTCTGGGTACCATCTTTCGTACCAATCTGGCAACGGCCTATCAGGCCGGACGCTATCAGCAACAGCTCGCCAGCACGGAAACGCATCCTTACTGGCAATATATCGCTATTCTGGACGATAACACCCGAACCTCGCATCGCGCCCTGCACGGTAAGGTCTTTCACTATACGGACCCTATCTGGGAAACGATGTATCCACCCAATGACTGGGGGTGTCGTTGTCGCGTTCGTGCGTTGACCGCGTCTGAAGTGAAACAGAAAGGTCTGAAGGTCGAGTCCAGTGTCGGCCGGATTGCCACCGATGCGGTCGAGGCCGGCGTGGATAAGCGCACCGGGGAGATTTACGAGAAAGACGTCACCACCTATACCGACGGCAAGCAGACCATGCGAACCGGCCCGGGATGGTCGGGCAACGTCGGCAGTGCGGCGATGGGTTCAGATGCGAATATTGCCCGTAAACTCGTGGAGATGCAGGACAGGCAGCTTCGCCAGCAGGTCATTCAGTCGCTGAATAATGCACCGGCTCGTCAGGCGGCGTTCTCCCGTTGGGTGGGTGATGCACTCACGACTACCCGCCAGGGGCGCAGTGTGCAACCACTGGGATTTATGGCGGATGATGTCGCCCAGGCCGTTCAGGCCCGAACCGGCGCGCCAGTTGCCCGACTATTGGGGGTGAGCGAGCAGCAAATTCGCCAGGCTAACGCCCTGAAGGGCGTTAAACAGTTGACCCTGACAGAGTACCAGCTCTTACCGCAGATACTGAACCGGTCGCAGGCCGTGCTGTGGGATGCACAAAAGCAGCAGTTGTTATATATCGGCCAGGGTAATGGTCAGGTCAGTACCGTGATTCGCACAGCGGGTCAGACACCTCAGTCCGGCGCACTGGATGCGATGGTCGAGGCCTATAAAATGTCCGTGTCTGATTTGCGCCAGGCATTAGCAACCGGACGCTATCAACTGATTAAAGGGGGACTGTAA
- a CDS encoding DUF935 domain-containing protein → MKFLKNIVDAFGRRFTFSDDQQTDGAKVAFLHQQQSSHPSIGLTPAKAAALLKDAENGELIAQCELAEDMEEKDTHLQSELGKRRRAVQSLPWKIVPPVNPTDDEQYDVDMLTEILTDATWFNDCLFDATDAIFKGFSCQEIEWEDVEGLILPRAIEFREAAWFQTHPQNRNELRLRDGSHEGQALQPFGWVRHVAKSRSGYLARTGLVRNIVWCYIFKHYSIRDLAEFLEIYGMPVRIGKYPSGSTEKEKNQLLRAIMSIGHNAGGIFPRGMDLELKSVIDGSSDPFMAFVNYWDLNMSKVILGGTLTSQADGATSTNALGNVHERMAGNICESDALQLAPTITRDLVQPIMAFNGRSFNSLRRMPRFVFDLSTPEDLTAYSTALPLLAGIGMKIPVQWAHDKLQIPVADENDTVLTPPAQPAAPAFLSAQVPAGFAALAAGASSPQNAVKAMPGAISGVEWQQAIDPILKPILEALETGGMMAAKEKAAALYSDLDDEQLTDMLHRAMFVAETWGRLNASGG, encoded by the coding sequence ATGAAATTCCTGAAAAATATCGTTGACGCCTTCGGGCGTCGTTTTACCTTCTCCGATGACCAGCAGACTGACGGGGCTAAGGTGGCTTTCCTGCATCAACAGCAGAGTTCCCACCCCTCTATTGGTCTGACTCCGGCAAAAGCGGCGGCACTGCTAAAGGATGCCGAGAACGGCGAACTGATAGCGCAGTGTGAACTGGCCGAAGACATGGAAGAGAAAGACACGCACCTACAGTCTGAACTGGGTAAGCGTCGCCGGGCGGTGCAGTCGCTACCGTGGAAAATCGTTCCTCCCGTCAATCCGACGGATGATGAACAGTACGACGTGGACATGCTGACGGAAATCCTGACGGATGCCACCTGGTTTAATGACTGCCTGTTTGATGCGACTGACGCCATCTTCAAGGGGTTCTCCTGTCAGGAAATCGAATGGGAAGACGTCGAGGGGCTGATTCTTCCCCGCGCGATTGAGTTTCGGGAGGCAGCCTGGTTCCAGACCCACCCACAAAACCGTAACGAACTGCGCCTGCGCGACGGCAGTCATGAGGGACAGGCGCTACAGCCGTTTGGCTGGGTGCGTCATGTAGCAAAATCCCGCTCGGGCTATCTGGCCCGTACCGGTTTAGTGCGAAATATCGTCTGGTGTTACATCTTCAAACACTATTCCATTCGTGACCTGGCGGAGTTTCTGGAGATTTACGGCATGCCAGTGCGCATCGGTAAATATCCGTCAGGCAGTACCGAGAAGGAAAAGAACCAGCTCCTGCGCGCCATTATGTCTATCGGCCATAATGCCGGCGGTATCTTCCCCCGGGGTATGGATTTAGAGCTGAAATCCGTCATTGATGGTTCATCAGACCCGTTTATGGCGTTCGTCAATTACTGGGACCTGAATATGTCCAAGGTAATCTTAGGCGGAACGCTGACCAGTCAGGCGGACGGTGCCACCAGTACTAATGCTCTGGGCAATGTGCATGAACGAATGGCCGGTAATATCTGCGAAAGCGATGCGCTCCAACTCGCCCCGACCATCACCCGTGACCTGGTGCAGCCTATCATGGCCTTTAATGGCCGGTCGTTTAACAGCCTGCGCCGGATGCCGCGTTTTGTGTTTGACCTGAGCACGCCGGAAGACCTGACGGCTTACTCAACCGCCCTGCCACTGCTCGCCGGTATCGGGATGAAAATCCCCGTGCAGTGGGCCCATGACAAGCTGCAAATCCCGGTCGCGGATGAAAACGACACTGTGCTGACACCACCGGCACAGCCTGCCGCGCCGGCGTTTCTGTCGGCACAGGTGCCAGCCGGATTTGCGGCACTGGCGGCCGGCGCATCCAGTCCACAAAATGCCGTCAAAGCGATGCCCGGGGCGATATCGGGCGTGGAGTGGCAACAGGCTATTGACCCGATACTCAAGCCGATACTGGAGGCGCTGGAGACCGGCGGCATGATGGCGGCTAAGGAAAAAGCCGCCGCACTCTACAGTGACCTGGACGATGAACAGCTTACTGATATGTTGCACCGGGCGATGTTTGTCGCCGAGACCTGGGGGCGGCTGAATGCGTCAGGCGGTTGA
- a CDS encoding DUF3486 family protein — protein MMSEKPTRGRPSKIDLLPQDIRDQLHHLLRDKRHTQEDIREAVNELIDQNGLGEDMKLSRTGLNRYATRMEEVGARIRQAREISEVWVSKLGEAPTSDVGKMVQELVRTLAYDTTLKLTESPNTVSPKELNQLALFSQRIEQAAMVSHKREKDIRAAFAAEAADVAGKAARSAGLSKETVNTIKRQILGIAQ, from the coding sequence ATGATGAGCGAGAAACCAACGCGGGGCCGCCCGTCTAAAATTGACCTGCTCCCTCAGGATATCCGCGATCAGTTGCATCATTTGCTGCGTGACAAGCGTCATACGCAGGAAGATATCCGCGAGGCGGTGAATGAGTTGATTGACCAGAACGGCCTGGGCGAGGACATGAAACTCAGCCGTACCGGGCTTAATCGCTATGCCACCCGTATGGAAGAAGTCGGCGCACGCATCCGCCAGGCACGGGAAATATCCGAAGTCTGGGTCAGTAAACTGGGAGAAGCGCCAACATCAGATGTTGGCAAGATGGTGCAGGAACTGGTCAGGACACTGGCTTATGACACCACCCTGAAGCTGACCGAATCCCCTAATACTGTCAGCCCGAAAGAGCTTAACCAGTTAGCTCTCTTTTCTCAACGTATCGAGCAGGCCGCCATGGTGAGCCATAAGCGCGAAAAAGACATCCGTGCAGCGTTTGCGGCTGAAGCGGCTGATGTTGCCGGCAAAGCCGCAAGGTCGGCCGGGTTATCAAAAGAGACCGTGAACACTATTAAACGGCAAATACTGGGTATTGCACAATGA
- a CDS encoding VpaChn25_0724 family phage protein: MRDLLDADRRLVLLRSITDCGGKANESILQTCLDSYGHPVSRDEVRTHLSWLDENRLVSLTSIAGCLVASLTGRGQDVCEGRVTVPGVKRPRPA; the protein is encoded by the coding sequence ATCCGTGATTTATTAGATGCTGACCGCCGTCTGGTGCTGTTGCGCTCGATTACCGACTGTGGCGGCAAGGCGAATGAATCCATTCTCCAGACCTGTCTGGATTCGTACGGCCACCCGGTGAGCCGGGACGAGGTCAGAACGCACCTGAGCTGGCTGGATGAAAACCGCCTGGTGAGCCTGACAAGTATTGCCGGTTGCCTGGTCGCCAGTCTGACCGGCCGCGGTCAGGATGTATGTGAAGGCCGTGTCACCGTTCCCGGTGTGAAACGCCCGAGACCTGCATGA
- a CDS encoding TraR/DksA family transcriptional regulator → MSDIADKGSLVEEQQRTQALLRHQGRVRHLSTGICQECGEAIAPSRLQVNAYAQRCFECQSDHEKKERHYRV, encoded by the coding sequence ATGAGTGATATTGCCGACAAAGGGAGCCTGGTGGAAGAACAGCAACGAACGCAGGCACTTTTGCGCCACCAGGGCAGAGTGCGTCACCTGAGTACCGGAATTTGTCAGGAGTGCGGCGAGGCGATCGCCCCCTCACGTTTACAGGTCAATGCCTATGCTCAACGTTGTTTTGAGTGTCAGTCTGACCACGAAAAAAAGGAACGACACTACCGTGTTTGA
- a CDS encoding glycoside hydrolase family 108 protein → MKPYSVTFIHALDYLLRAEGGYVNDPADRGGETKYGISKRAYPHLNIAALTEEQATDIYYRDYWLKAKCDQLPPGISLMVFDGIVQHGSTTAIQQLQRAPGVTDDGIIGQRTLISANTTMVSVRFICQRILTQRSRTYARIVANNPSQAKFISGWFNRLDSLMLAVEEVVG, encoded by the coding sequence ATGAAACCTTACAGCGTTACGTTTATCCATGCCCTTGATTACCTGCTCAGAGCTGAAGGCGGTTATGTTAATGACCCCGCAGACCGTGGCGGCGAGACTAAATACGGTATCTCAAAGCGAGCTTATCCTCACCTGAACATTGCCGCCCTGACCGAAGAGCAGGCAACAGACATCTATTACCGTGACTACTGGCTAAAAGCCAAGTGTGACCAGTTACCGCCGGGTATTTCCCTGATGGTCTTTGACGGTATCGTCCAGCACGGCTCAACAACGGCCATTCAGCAGTTACAGCGTGCACCGGGTGTCACTGATGACGGCATTATTGGACAGCGAACCCTGATTTCCGCTAACACCACCATGGTAAGCGTACGATTCATCTGTCAGCGTATTCTGACTCAGCGTTCCCGTACTTACGCCCGTATCGTTGCCAACAATCCCTCTCAGGCTAAGTTTATCAGCGGCTGGTTTAATCGCCTGGACAGCCTGATGTTGGCCGTTGAAGAGGTGGTCGGATGA
- a CDS encoding Mor transcription activator family protein: protein MKEDNLDLFAPDHQELGELLDRLDNIPPAEVSKYWGQMLAGLIDLFCCELKRQGEPEDKALSKAGKLVATLAHYYGGRSCYLPVGDRLKTAIRDNMLYHDYTRGNGDISALAKRYSLTDSRIYQIVKDQMVLHRNRHQLTLFGKES, encoded by the coding sequence ATGAAAGAAGATAACCTCGACTTGTTCGCGCCTGACCACCAAGAACTGGGCGAACTGCTCGACCGGCTTGATAACATCCCTCCGGCTGAAGTCAGCAAATACTGGGGGCAGATGCTGGCGGGATTGATTGACCTGTTTTGCTGTGAGCTGAAACGCCAGGGCGAACCGGAAGACAAAGCCCTGTCTAAGGCCGGTAAACTGGTGGCAACGCTGGCGCATTATTACGGTGGCCGTTCCTGCTACCTTCCCGTAGGTGACCGGTTAAAAACCGCCATTCGTGATAATATGCTTTACCACGACTATACCCGTGGCAACGGGGATATATCCGCACTGGCAAAGCGCTATAGCCTGACTGACAGCCGTATTTACCAGATAGTCAAAGACCAGATGGTACTGCACCGTAACCGTCATCAGTTGACGCTGTTCGGTAAAGAGTCATAG
- a CDS encoding gp16 family protein codes for MMTKPQLIRLIHIAKSKLSLDDETYRAKLQAAVGKTSCTAMTHGELQTVYQSFQDAGFKRQFSKKKGAHVSPNSQGKNKAPEIAKIRAIWLTMHEQWFVTRPDESSLNAYVMRQTKRLNGVGVAEVGWLNSYLAYKVLEALKAWHLRLIKGILKTRRIVLPTNRNGDEVRSYDAITGVYERIRQLDEYLNNCRARGDFMLASSFPCCGFRFETPAPTDRAETWDSLVGCPVCRKQFMRIVTCHSVIMRAVR; via the coding sequence ATGATGACTAAACCACAATTGATCCGCCTTATCCACATCGCCAAAAGCAAGTTAAGCCTGGATGATGAAACCTACCGCGCCAAGCTACAGGCCGCCGTTGGTAAAACATCCTGTACGGCCATGACTCACGGTGAACTGCAAACCGTTTACCAGTCCTTTCAGGATGCGGGATTTAAACGCCAGTTCAGCAAGAAGAAAGGCGCTCACGTTAGCCCGAACAGCCAGGGAAAAAACAAAGCGCCGGAAATCGCCAAAATCCGCGCCATCTGGTTAACCATGCACGAGCAATGGTTTGTCACCCGACCTGACGAGTCCTCGCTGAATGCGTACGTCATGCGCCAGACCAAACGGTTGAATGGTGTCGGCGTGGCGGAGGTGGGCTGGTTGAATTCTTATCTGGCTTATAAGGTACTGGAAGCGCTGAAAGCCTGGCACCTGCGCCTGATTAAAGGGATATTAAAAACCCGCCGCATTGTGTTACCGACCAACAGGAACGGTGACGAAGTCCGTTCGTATGATGCGATTACCGGTGTATATGAACGTATCCGCCAGCTTGATGAATATCTAAATAATTGTCGTGCTCGCGGTGACTTTATGCTGGCGTCGTCTTTCCCCTGCTGCGGCTTTCGTTTTGAAACCCCCGCGCCAACTGACCGGGCGGAGACATGGGACTCACTAGTCGGTTGCCCGGTGTGCCGTAAGCAATTTATGCGCATTGTAACCTGTCACTCCGTCATTATGAGGGCTGTGCGATGA
- a CDS encoding ANR family transcriptional regulator encodes MEIISKVETLRQALQVYGELTAYELYQHTGIPTDQIGMLLRHNINNDVVGRGWKGKNRSYRLLPEGERKAKKPRTEKDYQNAVSVLSKTVERLFPDIAAQAVEREKAADYDNAVPLWLQAKGLAALDINIEYCHHRAQFCMAALDRGWSRQEGGV; translated from the coding sequence ATGGAAATCATTTCAAAGGTTGAAACCCTGCGTCAGGCTCTACAGGTTTATGGCGAATTAACAGCGTATGAACTGTATCAGCACACCGGTATTCCGACTGACCAGATTGGTATGTTGTTAAGACATAACATCAATAATGATGTTGTCGGGCGTGGTTGGAAAGGCAAGAACCGCAGTTACCGTTTACTACCTGAAGGTGAGCGAAAAGCCAAAAAGCCACGCACCGAAAAGGACTATCAGAACGCTGTCTCTGTTCTGTCCAAAACCGTCGAGCGTCTGTTTCCTGATATAGCGGCACAGGCTGTCGAACGAGAGAAAGCCGCAGACTATGACAACGCTGTTCCCCTCTGGCTACAGGCTAAAGGATTAGCGGCGCTGGATATCAATATCGAGTATTGCCACCACCGGGCGCAGTTCTGCATGGCCGCGCTTGATCGCGGCTGGAGTCGTCAGGAAGGTGGCGTATGA
- a CDS encoding Lar family restriction alleviation protein has translation MNTNLLPCPFCGRNKIVLWTSAFGDGSYATCGFCNTTRSGRTKQQATENWNHRAVNHSVPTNSPLSHLLLLLQAELERAVTVHSQWPTDAIHASAILNEEVGELTQAAIDFHFYFDGHQRLREEAIQVGAMALRFLLNIDSYKPEGKS, from the coding sequence ATGAATACCAATCTCTTACCTTGTCCTTTCTGTGGGCGTAACAAAATTGTGTTATGGACTTCAGCTTTCGGAGATGGATCTTATGCGACTTGTGGTTTTTGTAACACCACGAGATCAGGAAGAACCAAACAGCAAGCTACTGAGAACTGGAATCACCGTGCGGTCAATCATTCGGTACCAACTAACTCACCTCTATCACATCTTTTACTATTACTTCAGGCTGAGCTTGAGCGCGCTGTCACTGTTCATTCTCAGTGGCCAACCGATGCCATTCATGCATCAGCCATCCTTAATGAAGAGGTCGGCGAGTTAACTCAGGCCGCTATCGACTTTCATTTTTATTTTGATGGTCATCAGCGCCTACGCGAAGAAGCCATCCAGGTCGGCGCGATGGCGCTGCGCTTTTTGCTGAACATCGACAGCTATAAACCAGAGGGAAAATCATAA
- a CDS encoding AAA family ATPase — protein MNTIEETRAAVMAIKEKEKLASATIAIESEVSGAALSQFLRGTYPGNNAEVALKLEKWLESRAARQSVAAVVTAPRFIETKIVSDIWRALVYAQGAQRIAIIYGNPGVGKTVALREFSERNPNVWLITIKPSTSSLVECLSEFADALGLSDAPRRAGPLCRTIRRRITGTKGLLIVDESDHLDYDVYEELRLLQEETGIGLALCGNHKVYSKLTGGNSRSVDYARLFSRISKKIVIEGVRTGDVDAIADAWQLNGRKERELIHKLAAKSGALRTVSTTLDLAAIIAQGADEALSERHIRAAVKDLEGV, from the coding sequence ATGAATACTATTGAAGAAACCCGCGCTGCCGTTATGGCAATCAAGGAAAAAGAAAAGCTAGCCTCCGCCACTATTGCCATTGAAAGCGAAGTCTCCGGGGCTGCCTTGTCTCAGTTCCTGCGTGGTACCTATCCCGGCAACAATGCTGAGGTTGCCCTGAAGCTGGAGAAGTGGCTGGAGAGTCGCGCAGCCCGTCAGTCAGTGGCGGCAGTGGTTACTGCTCCCCGATTCATTGAAACGAAAATCGTCTCAGATATCTGGCGTGCATTAGTTTATGCACAAGGAGCGCAGCGTATCGCCATCATTTACGGTAACCCTGGCGTGGGTAAAACAGTTGCCTTGCGTGAGTTCTCCGAACGTAACCCGAATGTCTGGCTCATTACTATCAAGCCGTCCACATCGTCACTGGTGGAATGTTTGAGCGAGTTTGCCGATGCGCTGGGGCTATCTGATGCACCTCGCCGTGCAGGCCCGTTGTGCCGGACTATCCGCCGTCGCATTACCGGCACGAAAGGTCTGCTCATTGTTGATGAATCTGACCATCTTGATTATGACGTTTACGAAGAACTGCGCCTGCTTCAGGAAGAAACCGGCATTGGTCTGGCTTTGTGCGGTAACCATAAAGTGTATTCCAAACTCACCGGCGGCAATTCCCGCAGTGTGGACTATGCGCGATTGTTCTCCCGTATCTCTAAAAAGATAGTGATTGAAGGTGTGCGCACTGGCGACGTCGACGCCATCGCGGACGCCTGGCAACTCAACGGCCGCAAAGAACGCGAGTTGATCCATAAGCTGGCCGCCAAGAGTGGCGCATTGCGAACCGTATCCACCACGCTCGATCTTGCTGCAATCATCGCCCAGGGCGCAGATGAAGCCTTATCTGAGCGCCATATCCGTGCTGCTGTTAAAGACCTGGAAGGAGTTTAA
- a CDS encoding Mu transposase C-terminal domain-containing protein: MWLTVKECATLPGFPAMEHNIRSRLDKAAKGVTGLRRRREGTKAFEYHIDCLPIAAQEQVRARFVQQMMTKPNISATVPTLVSPATKGRDEGKIALYRQCPALMEQKLVEFNTAQRAVADARIVLVSEVLRLGAVPGYSCAKAIREIVRLAQANDLPSHLAQAAAQANAKKGKTRALSEITLKRCVADFNKASSPAERLVLLAPGKRQPVKLEAIPWFSDFMAHFRDTNGILMTEAYEAFKAEWCACYADQPDMMAAIPSYDTICYQMKKLPAVVKQQGRVTGSESRQIEGFVRRDWNSLPVNYVWIGDGHGMKMKVAHPDHGNPFTPEVTFVMDGSCRFITGWSLALSESVIAVADALRYGIKKEGKPFIYYSDNGGGETNNTFDADITGILPRLGIDHRTGIPENPQGRGIIERLNRSLAMRISRQFATYYGTGADRNTVRRMGKTLTSALNAQRKGRELTPVQKRALQGLPSWDELVAAIESGIEWYNNRPHSELPKTDSGEHFTPAQFRRYKLEQDKTAIEWLSDVELRDMFMPQIERTVNRCEVRLFNNFYYSLDLNHEHGNQVLVSYDIHDANRVIVRRMDGTYICDAVWDGNKKAAFAVTAEYHQRQQRIKGMRNRAEEKIRLAEAEGNRTLLSPVEEERLNNNIYRTIGNVVAVEQPVEEPVDIDVDSAFSAGIDRLYRKQLDDQI; encoded by the coding sequence ATTTGGTTAACAGTAAAAGAGTGCGCCACGCTGCCGGGCTTTCCCGCAATGGAACACAATATCCGTAGCCGTCTGGATAAGGCCGCTAAAGGGGTGACTGGATTACGCCGTCGCCGTGAAGGTACCAAAGCCTTTGAATATCATATCGACTGTTTGCCAATTGCTGCTCAGGAACAAGTCCGCGCTCGTTTCGTTCAGCAGATGATGACTAAGCCGAATATCTCCGCCACCGTTCCGACCTTAGTATCGCCAGCCACCAAAGGCCGTGACGAAGGCAAGATAGCCCTCTATCGTCAGTGTCCGGCACTGATGGAACAAAAGCTGGTTGAGTTCAATACAGCGCAGCGCGCCGTCGCTGATGCCCGTATCGTTCTGGTCTCTGAAGTTCTGCGTCTAGGTGCGGTACCAGGTTACAGTTGCGCCAAGGCTATCCGCGAGATTGTCCGCCTGGCTCAGGCTAATGATTTACCATCGCACCTGGCACAGGCCGCAGCTCAGGCCAACGCCAAGAAAGGCAAGACCCGCGCCCTCAGTGAAATCACCCTCAAGCGTTGTGTTGCTGACTTCAACAAGGCGTCTTCACCTGCTGAACGTCTGGTCTTACTGGCTCCGGGTAAGCGCCAACCGGTAAAACTGGAAGCTATACCATGGTTCTCTGATTTCATGGCGCACTTCAGGGATACCAACGGAATATTGATGACCGAGGCTTACGAGGCATTCAAGGCCGAATGGTGCGCCTGTTACGCTGACCAGCCGGACATGATGGCGGCTATTCCTTCCTACGATACCATTTGCTACCAGATGAAAAAACTACCCGCTGTCGTGAAGCAACAAGGCCGGGTTACTGGCAGTGAATCACGCCAGATTGAAGGTTTTGTTCGCCGTGACTGGAACAGTTTACCAGTCAATTATGTCTGGATTGGTGACGGACACGGAATGAAAATGAAGGTTGCACACCCTGACCATGGCAACCCATTTACCCCTGAGGTGACCTTCGTCATGGACGGTTCTTGCCGTTTCATTACCGGCTGGAGTCTGGCGCTATCAGAGAGCGTGATTGCCGTTGCTGATGCGCTTCGTTATGGCATCAAGAAGGAAGGCAAACCGTTTATCTATTACTCAGATAACGGCGGTGGTGAAACAAACAATACCTTTGATGCTGATATCACCGGGATACTGCCGCGCTTAGGCATTGACCACCGCACGGGTATTCCTGAGAACCCACAAGGCCGGGGTATCATCGAACGTCTAAACCGTTCCTTAGCTATGCGTATCTCCCGCCAGTTCGCCACCTATTACGGTACCGGCGCTGACCGTAATACGGTGCGCCGTATGGGTAAGACGCTGACCTCTGCCTTAAACGCACAGCGCAAAGGCCGGGAGTTAACACCCGTACAAAAGCGTGCCCTGCAAGGGTTGCCATCATGGGACGAACTGGTTGCAGCGATTGAGTCCGGTATCGAGTGGTACAACAATCGGCCGCACAGCGAACTACCGAAAACGGACAGCGGTGAACACTTCACCCCCGCGCAGTTTCGCCGCTACAAACTGGAGCAGGACAAGACCGCAATTGAGTGGCTATCAGACGTGGAGCTTCGCGACATGTTCATGCCACAGATTGAACGTACCGTGAACCGCTGTGAAGTCCGCCTGTTCAATAACTTCTATTACTCCTTAGACCTGAACCATGAGCACGGTAATCAGGTACTGGTCAGCTATGACATCCATGATGCAAATCGCGTCATCGTTCGCCGCATGGATGGAACCTACATCTGTGATGCTGTTTGGGATGGCAACAAGAAAGCCGCCTTTGCTGTTACTGCCGAATACCATCAGCGCCAGCAGCGCATCAAAGGTATGCGCAATCGTGCTGAAGAAAAAATCCGTCTGGCCGAGGCTGAAGGTAACCGGACATTGTTATCACCTGTGGAAGAGGAGCGCCTGAACAATAACATCTATCGCACTATTGGTAATGTTGTTGCGGTAGAGCAACCAGTCGAAGAGCCCGTCGATATTGATGTCGATAGCGCATTCAGCGCAGGTATAGACCGCCTGTACCGTAAACAGTTAGACGACCAGATTTAA
- a CDS encoding helix-turn-helix domain-containing protein, whose protein sequence is MPQPKQDLTDLFVDLGQDWPSDAIIRALKRKGLKLRDIEKELGLKENSIRNAFYRSCPGYESAIAEKIGLSPDVIWPSRYPSEQRLTA, encoded by the coding sequence ATGCCGCAGCCAAAACAAGATTTGACGGATCTGTTTGTCGATCTGGGTCAAGATTGGCCCAGCGACGCAATTATTCGAGCACTTAAACGTAAGGGCCTTAAGTTGCGTGATATAGAAAAAGAACTTGGATTAAAAGAGAACAGTATTCGTAATGCGTTTTATCGTTCATGCCCTGGTTATGAAAGTGCCATTGCTGAAAAGATCGGTCTTTCTCCTGATGTAATCTGGCCTAGCCGTTACCCATCCGAACAGCGTCTGACAGCGTAA
- a CDS encoding helix-turn-helix domain-containing protein: protein MEKNVYKDKDRNRFIPMPGINRFAERLKLAMGSMSNVELARLSGVSESAIRGYLKGKSFPAIDKIQAISIACCAPLEWLITGDDFAQLSEMSTTQYDEGLAFIMKNLTSSQRQSLINAIIRFGIDGILSALNEPSVSAEFASLSEAEKEQVMRLFEEVKKGAPKVSEKVIQGSLTSKKRKVG, encoded by the coding sequence ATGGAAAAAAACGTATATAAGGATAAAGACCGTAATCGGTTTATTCCCATGCCGGGAATAAACCGATTTGCCGAACGATTGAAGCTAGCTATGGGGAGCATGTCTAATGTTGAATTGGCGCGTCTAAGTGGCGTATCTGAATCAGCAATCCGTGGCTATTTAAAAGGAAAAAGTTTTCCGGCAATCGATAAGATACAAGCTATATCTATTGCTTGCTGTGCTCCGTTAGAATGGCTTATAACAGGTGATGATTTCGCACAATTAAGCGAAATGAGTACTACGCAATATGACGAAGGGCTGGCATTCATTATGAAGAACTTAACAAGCTCTCAGCGCCAATCTTTAATTAATGCAATTATAAGGTTTGGCATTGACGGTATTTTAAGCGCTTTAAATGAGCCAAGTGTTTCAGCCGAATTTGCTTCACTGTCGGAGGCTGAAAAAGAACAGGTTATGCGGCTCTTTGAGGAAGTGAAAAAAGGGGCACCTAAGGTTAGTGAGAAGGTAATACAGGGCAGCCTCACATCGAAAAAAAGAAAGGTTGGATAA